Within the Catalinimonas niigatensis genome, the region GAATGTGCTTTACATCTTTACCCACGACTGGAACCAACTGCACCAGATCAAGCTGCATTTGAAAGGAACAGATTTTCAGCTCAAGGTGTGGGAAACGCTACTCAAGATTCCCAAAGGTCAGCTGGCTTCTTATGGCAGCATAGCCAAACAGATCAGTCGCCCGAAAGCTTCCCGGGCAGTAGGCACCGCCATCGGCGATAATCCGGTAGCTTATCTTATTCCCTGCCATCGGGTGATCCAGTCCAGTGGCGTATTTGGAGGCTACCATTGGGGGAGTGTGCGCAAAACCGCCATGATCGGCTGGGAAGCAGCACAGACAGATCAGTTCAATGTATAACAATCTCCATGTTTTGCGGGTGAAAACGAAAATCAGAAAATGATAAGACATCATGAAATACCTGATCTTGCCCTCAGAAGGTTGATCAAAGAAAAAAAGATTGGCTGGGGAGGTAACTTCAAGCTGAAAATCTATGGGACCCTGAACTGTAAGTCGGGCAAGCGGTTGAAGAAAGAAACCAGGGTCTTTTTTTTCTCAGACCTGGAAGCTGTGAAAGAAGGTTATCGCCCCTGTGGACATTGTTTGAAAGAAGCATACAAAAACTGGAAAAATGGACTTGTTTAATCAGGATAAGCTTAGCAATCTCCTGCCACATGATGGAATCGTCAATTACCATGGCACCATTCTACAACCGGAAGAGGCCGATGATTATTTTGAGCGATTACTGCATTGTATTGCCTGGAAAAATGATGAAGCCGTGATGTTTGGCAAACATATCATCACCAAAAGAAAAGTGGCCTGGTATGGAGACGAAGCGTATGCTTACACTTATTCCAATGCCACCAAGCAGGCGCTGCCCTGGACGGATGAACTGCTTAAGCTCAGGCAAAGCGTTGAAATCCATAGTGGCACCACATTCAATTCCTGTCTGCTGAATTTGTACCATGATGGAGAAGAGGGCATGGCCTGGCACAGTGATGATGAAAAGATGCTGGAAAAAGACGGCAGCATCGCCTCGCTCAGCCTGGGTGCTGAAAGAAAATTTGCTTTCAAACATAAAGAAAGTAAACAAACGATCTCTCTGCTCCTGGAACATGGCAGCCTCCTGATGATGAAAGGGACCACCCAGACCAACTGGCTGCACCGTTTACCTCCCACCAAAAAAGTCAGGCGACCCCGAATCAACCTCACTTTCAGGAGGATGTGTGAAGAGAGGTAGTTTAAAAACCTATGTGAATGGATATGAAGTATAACTGGACTAATAATGAAGTCCAAACAAACAATATTTATGAGTGAATAAGCAGGAAGGTCAAAACTTTATGCTTCACCTAAACTTATGACTCACATTCAAAAAATGATTCTCAGCATAAAATTGCTATATTGTACGGACTACTTATACGACCAAAAACGACTATACCTAAACAGTCTTTCCTCATGGAAAAAAGAGCCTTTCTCAAAACTACTTCTGCTACTGTGATTGGCAGTTTATTGACCCCATTGATCTCCTGTAATACACCTCAAGAACAACAAACTGTGAGCCAAGAAGCAAGAAAAAACTGGGCAGGCAACCTGACCTACAGCACCGATCAGTTGTATGAACCTGCATCCGTAGAAGAAGCACAGGAAATGGTAAAAAGTCTGGATAAGGTAAAAGCCTTAGGCACAAGGCATTGCTTCAACAACATCGCCGATAGTAAGGTAAATCAGCTGTCTTTACAAAAACTGACTCAAATTAGTATAGATGAAGATGCCAACACTGTCACAGTAGATGCAGGCGTGAATTACGGTCTGTTATCTCCTTATCTTCATGAGAGAGGCTACGCCCTGCATAACCTGGCTTCCTTACCCCATATTTCGGTAGCAGGAGCCTGTGCTACTGCTACGCACGGATCCGGGGTAAACAATGGTAATCTGCCTTCTGCGGTCAAGGCTATAGAGTTTATCAGTGCGAACGGAGAACTGGTTAAACTATCCCGTGAAGCGGATGGAGACAAATTCAATGGGGCAGTGGTTAATCTGGGTGCGCTGGGGGTAGTGACCCACCTTACGCTAGATATACAGCCTACTTTTAAGATGCGCCAGGAGGTATACCTTTCTTTACCAGTGGCTCAGTTAGAGGAACACTTTGATGAGATTATGTCTGCTGGTTATAGCGTCAGCCTGTTTACCGATTGGAAGACAGATCAGGTGAATCAGGTTTGGATCAAACGAAAAGTAGATGATACGAAAGGCGATGCCGAGGCTGAATTTTATGGTGCCCGGCTTGCCGATAGGGATGTACATCCTATCATTGAAATATCTGCTGAAAACTGTACCCAACAAATGGGGATTGCCGGTCCCTGGTACGAACGTATGCCTCATTTTCGCATGGATTTTACACCCAGCAGTGGAACAGAGTTACAGGCTGAATATTTTGTACCTCGTCAGCATGCCGTAGCTGCTTTTCAGGCTGTGCAAACTTTGAAAGATCAGATCGCACCACTGTTGATGATTTCCGAAATCCGCACCATCGCTGCCGATGATTTTTGGATGAGCCCCTGCTACCAACAGGACTCAGTGGCTTTTCACTTTACCTGTGAGCAGGATTGGGAAAATTTGCAGCATCTTCTTCCCAAAATAGAAGAAGCACTTCAGCCTTATGGCGTGCGTCCCCACTGGGGAAAGATGTTTACCATGTCGCCCGATCGCCTGGCCTCACTTTACCCAAAACTGACTGAGTTCAGAAATCTGGTGAAAGAATACGATCCACAGGGCAAATTCAGCAATGCTTATTTACAGCGGAATATTCTGGTGTAAGGAGATAAGCAGACAGCAATACTCTAAAGGCAATGCAGAAAAACAACTCAAATACTGTCCGGGATGGCTCTATCCCTGATTTACTCTTTGGGGAATAAAATTGCAGTGGGAAATCCAGATATTTAAGAAACGGAACTTTAAGTTGTATAAATAGCAAAGTTCATATCAGTATATTCAAACTGCCAACACTTCCAAAGCTGCTTCGCTTAGCCTTGTTCTGGTTTCAGGAAGTAGGTAGCGACTTTGGTCAATCTGCTGAGGCTGGTCGCGGCGGCAGAAATAGCTATGAACCGCCCGCCTGACCTGATCAGTATGGTTGGTGGTTCCTCCATGCCAGGTGTGGGAGTTAAAAATCACAACTGTACCGGCAGGTTCTTCTATGATAATTTCCTCAGGATGGCTAGCCAGCGGGTCCTCCAACTCATCCTGAGGCAGCATACCGTTTTTATGAGTCCCTGCCACCAGACGGGTAGCCCCATTGGCTGCCGAGAAATCATCCAGCAACCAGATAGAATTACAAACTTTATAGTCTCCCGGAGCTACTGTTTCATGCCAGTCTACGTGTAGCTTCTGCTGTCCATAGCCGGGCAGGGCGCCCCGATAGTTAAGAGAAGAAAGCTTAAGTTCTTGTCTCAGGACATGGGCTACGCCGGCTAACACCCGGGGATGGGTAAAGAATAACTCAAAAGTAGGATCTTTATTGACCAGGTCGGCTAGACGTTCAGCCCCCTCTTCCTTGGGATGTCGGATGTACTTGGAATCAAAGAGCTCAAAACCTGCCCGTTCGCCTTCCTGTTCCAACAGATGGGCTATGGTCTCACGGATTTGCTGGAGCTGATTATCGGAGAGAAGCTTGCCCAGAGAGAGGTAGCCATTTTCATCCAGAAAATGTTTTTCATCGTTGCTAAGGGTATCCGGACGGACACCGAGTTGATTCAGGTAGTTATTCATGGAATTTAGGTTGTTATCTTAGGGTACTATAATATTACATTAGCGCTGAGATTACAAGCTTTCAGCATCCTGCTAATATCAGGATAAGAATGATAAAGTATATTTGCATTGGTTATAGAAGAGGCAACATAGATTTTAACCGATACAAAAATACCGCGACACCTTTAAACATTCATTAGCTATCTCTCTTTTACTTATACAAAAATTAATAGTACCTTTTGACATGACCATATTACTAGGATTTTTTCTCCTGTCCATCATTTTT harbors:
- a CDS encoding Ada metal-binding domain-containing protein, yielding MIRHHEIPDLALRRLIKEKKIGWGGNFKLKIYGTLNCKSGKRLKKETRVFFFSDLEAVKEGYRPCGHCLKEAYKNWKNGLV
- a CDS encoding alpha-ketoglutarate-dependent dioxygenase AlkB family protein, which translates into the protein MDLFNQDKLSNLLPHDGIVNYHGTILQPEEADDYFERLLHCIAWKNDEAVMFGKHIITKRKVAWYGDEAYAYTYSNATKQALPWTDELLKLRQSVEIHSGTTFNSCLLNLYHDGEEGMAWHSDDEKMLEKDGSIASLSLGAERKFAFKHKESKQTISLLLEHGSLLMMKGTTQTNWLHRLPPTKKVRRPRINLTFRRMCEER
- a CDS encoding D-arabinono-1,4-lactone oxidase — its product is MEKRAFLKTTSATVIGSLLTPLISCNTPQEQQTVSQEARKNWAGNLTYSTDQLYEPASVEEAQEMVKSLDKVKALGTRHCFNNIADSKVNQLSLQKLTQISIDEDANTVTVDAGVNYGLLSPYLHERGYALHNLASLPHISVAGACATATHGSGVNNGNLPSAVKAIEFISANGELVKLSREADGDKFNGAVVNLGALGVVTHLTLDIQPTFKMRQEVYLSLPVAQLEEHFDEIMSAGYSVSLFTDWKTDQVNQVWIKRKVDDTKGDAEAEFYGARLADRDVHPIIEISAENCTQQMGIAGPWYERMPHFRMDFTPSSGTELQAEYFVPRQHAVAAFQAVQTLKDQIAPLLMISEIRTIAADDFWMSPCYQQDSVAFHFTCEQDWENLQHLLPKIEEALQPYGVRPHWGKMFTMSPDRLASLYPKLTEFRNLVKEYDPQGKFSNAYLQRNILV
- a CDS encoding phytanoyl-CoA dioxygenase family protein, with protein sequence MNNYLNQLGVRPDTLSNDEKHFLDENGYLSLGKLLSDNQLQQIRETIAHLLEQEGERAGFELFDSKYIRHPKEEGAERLADLVNKDPTFELFFTHPRVLAGVAHVLRQELKLSSLNYRGALPGYGQQKLHVDWHETVAPGDYKVCNSIWLLDDFSAANGATRLVAGTHKNGMLPQDELEDPLASHPEEIIIEEPAGTVVIFNSHTWHGGTTNHTDQVRRAVHSYFCRRDQPQQIDQSRYLLPETRTRLSEAALEVLAV